A region from the Amycolatopsis camponoti genome encodes:
- a CDS encoding NPCBM/NEW2 domain-containing protein translates to MRRLGLVIAVAVLLPVAVVTPARALPDGLALTPPMGFNNWNTTGCAVDERIIRDTADIFVAQGLKAAGYQYVNVDDCWAEPVRDADGRMQANKARFPSGMKALADYVHSKGLKFGIYTSAGTVTCAKTQPGALDHEDVDAQTFADWGVDYLKYDNCNNDGRPALERYPKMRDALAKTGRPIVYSLCEWGENKPWEWGAGVGHLWRTTGDIKDNWAKMVQILAANAPLAPYAGPGHWNDPDMLEVGNGGMTTEEYRSHFSLWAMMAAPLLIGADLRKVSPENFDVLRNAEVIALDQDRRGVQARLLSKQDGHWVFAKPLANGDVAVALFNETSANATIGTTAAAAGLPQAAGYAARDLWARRDFQTAGRISAVVPPHATVVYRVHAGGSWLRNEPLVRTGVELAAPVPGVPGEITPAGRPFEVTVSATDEARVPVFDPRVTLSAPAGWRVEQVARPRAFVLGTGDTAAGRWRVTPPAGTEGTTAVLGGGVTYRALGFGQVSWAGDQRLTVPTAPPSGPAWASDLRWAAEKNGYGPVERDMSNGSIPAGDGKPLTINGVVYPKGLGAHAPSEVVFYLGGHCTTFTADVGVDDEREATNKQGSATFEVYADGSRVAATGVRTWQDPAVPLTADLHGARYLRLVVTDGGDGNSYDRSDWAAARLTCA, encoded by the coding sequence GTGCGACGACTCGGCTTGGTGATCGCCGTCGCGGTTCTGCTTCCCGTGGCGGTGGTCACGCCCGCGCGGGCGCTGCCCGACGGACTGGCGCTGACGCCGCCGATGGGCTTCAACAACTGGAACACCACCGGCTGCGCCGTCGACGAGCGGATCATCCGCGACACCGCCGACATCTTCGTCGCCCAGGGCCTGAAGGCGGCCGGCTACCAGTACGTCAACGTCGACGACTGCTGGGCCGAGCCGGTTCGCGACGCCGACGGCCGGATGCAAGCGAACAAGGCGCGCTTCCCGAGCGGGATGAAAGCGCTGGCCGACTACGTCCACTCGAAGGGCCTCAAGTTCGGCATCTACACCAGCGCGGGCACGGTGACCTGCGCGAAGACCCAGCCCGGCGCGCTCGACCACGAGGACGTCGACGCGCAGACGTTCGCGGACTGGGGTGTCGACTACCTCAAGTACGACAACTGCAACAACGACGGACGGCCCGCGCTCGAGCGGTACCCGAAGATGCGCGACGCGCTGGCGAAGACCGGTCGCCCGATCGTGTACTCGCTCTGCGAGTGGGGCGAGAACAAGCCGTGGGAGTGGGGTGCGGGCGTCGGGCACCTGTGGCGCACCACCGGCGACATCAAGGACAACTGGGCCAAGATGGTCCAGATCCTCGCGGCGAACGCGCCGCTCGCGCCCTACGCCGGTCCGGGCCACTGGAACGATCCCGACATGCTCGAGGTCGGCAACGGCGGCATGACGACCGAGGAGTACCGGTCCCACTTCTCGCTGTGGGCCATGATGGCCGCTCCGCTGCTCATCGGCGCCGACCTGCGCAAGGTGTCCCCGGAGAACTTCGACGTGCTGCGCAACGCCGAGGTCATCGCCCTCGACCAGGACCGCCGCGGCGTCCAGGCGCGCCTGCTGTCCAAGCAGGACGGTCACTGGGTCTTCGCCAAGCCCCTCGCGAACGGCGACGTCGCGGTCGCGCTCTTCAACGAGACTTCCGCCAACGCCACGATCGGCACCACCGCCGCGGCCGCCGGGCTGCCCCAGGCCGCCGGCTACGCCGCCCGCGACCTCTGGGCCCGCCGCGACTTCCAGACCGCGGGCCGGATCTCCGCGGTCGTCCCGCCGCACGCGACGGTCGTCTACCGGGTCCACGCGGGTGGCTCCTGGCTGCGGAACGAGCCGCTCGTGCGCACCGGGGTCGAGCTGGCCGCGCCGGTGCCCGGCGTGCCGGGGGAGATCACTCCGGCAGGCCGGCCGTTCGAGGTCACCGTGTCCGCGACCGACGAGGCCCGCGTCCCGGTGTTCGACCCGCGCGTGACGCTGTCCGCGCCCGCCGGCTGGCGCGTCGAGCAGGTGGCCCGGCCACGGGCGTTCGTGCTGGGTACCGGCGACACCGCCGCGGGACGCTGGCGGGTCACCCCGCCGGCCGGAACCGAAGGCACGACGGCGGTGCTGGGCGGCGGCGTCACGTACCGCGCGCTCGGGTTCGGCCAGGTGAGCTGGGCCGGTGACCAGCGGCTGACGGTGCCCACGGCGCCACCCAGCGGGCCGGCGTGGGCGAGCGACCTGCGCTGGGCGGCGGAGAAGAACGGCTACGGCCCGGTCGAGCGGGACATGTCCAACGGCAGCATCCCGGCCGGAGACGGCAAGCCCCTGACGATCAACGGCGTCGTCTACCCGAAGGGCCTCGGCGCGCACGCCCCCAGCGAAGTCGTCTTCTACCTGGGCGGCCACTGCACGACGTTCACCGCCGACGTCGGCGTGGACGACGAACGCGAGGCGACGAACAAGCAGGGCTCGGCGACGTTCGAGGTCTACGCGGACGGCTCCCGGGTCGCCGCGACCGGCGTCCGGACGTGGCAGGACCCGGCGGTCCCGCTGACGGCGGACCTCCACGGCGCCCGCTACCTGCGGCTGGTGGTCACCGACGGCGGCGACGGCAACTCCTACGACCGCAGCGATTGGGCGGCCGCTCGGCTCACGTGTGCCTGA